The Elaeis guineensis isolate ETL-2024a chromosome 3, EG11, whole genome shotgun sequence region GAGTCTAACAACGAACGAATTGAATCATATTATTCACATTTGCTCCCCCTCTCTGCGCTTCTGGAGCTCATAGAATCACCCAAACAAAACAAACGAAACAAGAAGAATTATTACCAATCTATGGTTCCTGCCGGTCTCAGTACTCGGGGAATGCCCTCATGGCCTCCATGATGGAGGGTGAGATGGAGCCGCCCATGTTCGGAACGGAAGGCGAGAAGACGGCCGACTCCGGATATCTATAGAAGGACCTCGGCGAGCAGAAAGAGTTGGGCGTGAAGAGCGGGATCTCCGACAGGAACGGGTTAGGCGGTGGTGGAGGGTCAAAGCCGAGCGGCGAAAAGGCAGCGGCAGCGGCAGATGGCAGTGAGGAGCAGCCGACGTGGTGGACGACGTCCCCGGCGATGCTGCAATTCTCGGACGATGACGACGAGTCTTCGGTAGCCCCATGGATGGTGTCGGC contains the following coding sequences:
- the LOC105041218 gene encoding uncharacterized protein — protein: MSPSSREINGPRPAPLKIHKDSHLIHKQSSSSSSSTTTTTTTSSSSSSTQRHHPVIIYTHSPKIIHTQARDFMALVQKLTGLSKSTDGNDDAAAANNPTPPPSNIPRKDADTIHGATEDSSSSSENCSIAGDVVHHVGCSSLPSAAAAAFSPLGFDPPPPPNPFLSEIPLFTPNSFCSPRSFYRYPESAVFSPSVPNMGGSISPSIMEAMRAFPEY